A window of Stegostoma tigrinum isolate sSteTig4 chromosome 45, sSteTig4.hap1, whole genome shotgun sequence genomic DNA:
CATtgaatgatcattttgaatggcggagcaggctcgacgggctgaatggcctactccagatTTTTATGAATGGATGAGCGGGTTCATAAGGTTGAAGGACAGGCCACCGCTCCTGTTACCTATCATTGTGTCATTGTTCTTTTAGTGAAACAGGTCCCCCAAGAGTCTGGCACTTGTGCATCATTTGTGACTGACTTTGGGAGGGGTATTGTTTTCTACTTGCTGCCTGCCACAGTGGAAGAGCTCACAAAGCTTTCAATTTGGCAGCAAATGGATCAACCCCAACACTGGACGTAGACAGAGGGACCTCATCCACGGCGTGGCGAGGTTGCCCCCTTCGGAAAGAACGATGAGCCCATTGAATCTCCAGTTAAGTGACCCAACCACCATGAATCACCAAACCCGTTCAGCCCCGCCCCTCCCCAAAATCACAGACTCACCGGAATTGCACTGATGGAGGTTCCTGGTCACCCATTTCAGGAGTGGCTCCATGGAGCAGCCGCAGAGCCAAGGGTTACCGGCCAACCGGATGGAAACAGTGGCCGGGAGACCATCCAGGAGGTCCTGGCTGATGCCAGTGAGGCCGTCGAAGCTGAGGTCCAGGTGCTGGAGGCGCGGCAAGCCGGAGAGCGCCCGGGGAGCGATAACTGACAAGCCAGGGTTATGACTCAGGAGAAGCCTCACTAAGTTGCGGGCTGGCCTCAGCAGTTCCTGCGTGAGCCGGCTCAGGTTATTATAACTCAGGTCCAGGTAGGCCAGCTTCACCAAGGGCCGGAACAGGCCACCCGGCAGGTCGGTGAGAGAGTTGTTGCGAAGATCGAGAACCATGAGTTCGGTGTAGCAGGAGAAGTAGCCCAGGGGCAGGGAGAGAACTTTGTTGTGAGCCAGACTGAGATTGGTCATGTACAAGGGCAACCCAAAAGGAGGCGTGACCAATTCCTTATCACTGCAGTCCGACACCTTATTCCAACAGGTACAAGGGGCTGGACAGCTCCTTGCTAGTCCTCGAGCCACAAGCAACAAAAGTAAGGAGCTCACATACATAATCCTGGCCTCTGTACAGTCTTCCTTCTTTGTCCCCctccacgttctctctctctctctcctccttcttCTTTGTCTCCCGAGCAACCGAGAGGAGCCTAGCTCCCCGAGGATTCCCTTTC
This region includes:
- the LOC125448606 gene encoding leucine-rich repeat-containing protein 55-like codes for the protein MYVSSLLLLLVARGLARSCPAPCTCWNKVSDCSDKELVTPPFGLPLYMTNLSLAHNKVLSLPLGYFSCYTELMVLDLRNNSLTDLPGGLFRPLVKLAYLDLSYNNLSRLTQELLRPARNLVRLLLSHNPGLSVIAPRALSGLPRLQHLDLSFDGLTGISQDLLDGLPATVSIRLAGNPWLCGCSMEPLLKWVTRNLHQCNSDSRDMECAGPPEVKGIPLFTLTEESFKACHFSLTLDDYLFIAFVGFIVSIASVATNFLLGITANCCHRWNKANEEEEM